The candidate division KSB1 bacterium region AAGACGACTTGTAGCTTTGGGAATAGCACAGGTATTCATTAAAAATGTGCAAAAAGATTCACTGCTGCCTATAGCTCCAGGTTGAATCTGCCCTGTGCAATTTTACCCTTTCTAGCTTCATAAGCCTTTTTGGCCATCACTTTGCTAAATCCAACACATCCCCGGCGTCGTTTATCCAGGTTATCATAATAGTCAATATACCATTTGCCACTCTTTTTAAAAATGGCCCCGGCATAACTCCTTTGTTGATGTTTTGAAAGAACAATGAATTATAATATACATTTACTTTCGCAATTCAACAATAAATTTATGAACTCAAATTTATTAGGCAATCTATTTATCTTTGTAATTTCTCTTAATTCTGGATTGTATGGCAATATTCTGTGTCCTAGCTTTCTCTCTTTATCTTTGATCCATCGACCGTTCAGATAAGGTCGTCTATTAAACGCTCCCATTTGAATTAAAAGGGGCAATTTCGAACGATCTACGTCAACTGCTATTAATTCATAAGGACGAATTTTTAATTCCTGAAGATTTTGAATTATATCAGAATTTTCCAAATCCTTTAGTCCAATCACTTCTATAACCTGTGGTTTGCCTTTTGATAGCAACGTAACAATTAGGATTTATAATCTACTTGGAGAAGAAATTATAATACTGGTTAAGAATCAGCAAACCAAAACTGGTTATCATACTATTAATTGGGATGGCAGAAATTCTTATGATAGTAAAGTTGCCACAGGAATGTATATTTATCAGATGATTTCCGGAGGATTTATTCAAAATAAGAAGATGGTCTTAGTAGAATAATATCAAAATGATAACAATTATTATTCTATTGTTTATTAAACCCTGTGATATTTTGGAGTCATTGGGAATTAATAGGAGATAATAATTATTTCATTGAGGAGTCTCTTGGAAAAAGCCAATAAAAATAAATATTTGAATATTAAGATTCCCGAACTGGGGGTCATGGGGTCGAAGGTTCAAATTCTCTCGCCCCGCCTCTTGGAACTTTGTAAACATTGAGTTTACGGTGTTTTATTTTTGACGGTATGACTACCTAAAAATGCTTGGGGTACATATTAGGCACATAAATTATTTGAAAATCAACAATTCTTAAAAATAAAAAATCTACTTCAACAATAATAGTTTCCTGGTCTTTACAAACTCTCCTGCCTGCATGCGATAATAATAAATACCATTCGGCAATCCCCCGGCATCAAAATCAAGAGAATAGGTTCCGGTTTCAAAGTTTTTGTTAATCATGGTTGCGACTTTTCTTCCTGCAATATCAAATAGATCAAGCCGGACATTCGATGGCTGTGCAAGTTCGAACCGAATTGTAGTAGATGGATTAAAGGGATTGGGATAGTTTTGGGATAATGCAAATAGGTCAGGCACTTCAGTCGAGATCTCTTTAACAGATGTTGTAGAGGCTTCATTTAAAAATACGC contains the following coding sequences:
- a CDS encoding T9SS type A sorting domain-containing protein: MPFDSNVTIRIYNLLGEEIIILVKNQQTKTGYHTINWDGRNSYDSKVATGMYIYQMISGGFIQNKKMVLVE